The Mucilaginibacter gracilis genomic interval TGTTTTGTTAGGTTTTAAGCTTCTGCTTTTAAATGCCTACCTCTTTTAAAAAGGTTAGTATGGCATCGTTTATTTCTTTTGTTTTTTCGGGTGTAAAGTTGCCATGCTTACCACCGTCAACGGTTATAAACTCGGTTTTTATACCTGTGTCCAGCAGTTTTTGATGCAGGTCTACGGATTGTTGGTAGGGTACCGTGGTATCGGCATTGCCATGTACAATAAACACCGGCGGACTGCTCTTTTTTACATAAGCTATCGGCGAAACCGTCATAGCAAATTCTTTGTCAGTAGCATGAGTGCCAAGCCAGTTTGTTGCCGATTTACTGTGAATAACCAGCCCGTAACCCCAGTTCCACACATCGGTAATTCCAAATTTGTCTATAATGGCCGCAACTTTAATACGTTCTGTACCGGGGCAATTGGTATCAAAACGATTGTCGTTTTCCAACAAACCGCCCATCAAAGCTAAATGCCCACCTGCCGAACTGCCCATAATCACAATCTTTTTAATATCGATGTTGAGGGCCTTGGCATTTTTAATGAGGTAGATTAAAGCGCAGCGGGTATCCTCAATGCAGCCGGGTGCTTTGGCAACCTGCACCAAGCGGTATTCTATATTAGCCACGGCATAACCTGCCTTAAAAAATGGGCCGAAACCGCCTTGCTCTTCCTTGGTGCCGTGGTTCCAGCCGCCGCCATGTATGTTGATAATAACAGGCGTTGGCTTGCTAACCTTTGGCGGGGTGTAAATATCCATCCGGCCGTCCCAATCGCCAACTTTTGTATAAACCACATCCAGCTGTTTAGTAAAACCAGCCGGAACTGTAATTGCCTTTTTTGCCTTGGATGTATCGGCATCCTTTTCTTGCGCCCTGGCCACGCCCGCAACCAATAACAAAACAACAAATAATATCATTCTCATAATTTTGTTGTTAATTGGTTAAATAAAGTCTTCCCTTAAGGGGCTAAATACATCTATCAACAAACCTGCTTCAATGCAAACGCAACCGTGTATCACTTCGGGGGGTACATAATAGCCATCGCCTTGTTTAATGATGCGTTTTTCGTCGCCTATCTGCATCTCAAAAACACCGCTCTCCACGTAAGTTACCTGCGAATGCGGGTGCTGATGCAGCGTGCCTATGCCACCAGTTTCAAATTTTGCTTTCACCAGCATAATTTTATCATCGTAGCCAAACACCTGCCTTTTAACTTTTTCGGCGGGAGTTTCCCATTTAATTTCGTTCGCTATCTGGAACAGACCGCTTTGCGCCATATTGTTAGTTTTTACTGATCTGGATAAATTTGTCTTTACTGCTGTAATTCAATTTACAGGTGTATGTTTTGCCTTTTACAGCAAAGCTAAACGTAGTTTCGGCTGCTTCGTTACCAATAACTTTCAGGTTGCTTATGTTGCTTTTAGCACCTG includes:
- a CDS encoding cupin domain-containing protein: MAQSGLFQIANEIKWETPAEKVKRQVFGYDDKIMLVKAKFETGGIGTLHQHPHSQVTYVESGVFEMQIGDEKRIIKQGDGYYVPPEVIHGCVCIEAGLLIDVFSPLREDFI
- a CDS encoding alpha/beta hydrolase, producing MRMILFVVLLLVAGVARAQEKDADTSKAKKAITVPAGFTKQLDVVYTKVGDWDGRMDIYTPPKVSKPTPVIINIHGGGWNHGTKEEQGGFGPFFKAGYAVANIEYRLVQVAKAPGCIEDTRCALIYLIKNAKALNIDIKKIVIMGSSAGGHLALMGGLLENDNRFDTNCPGTERIKVAAIIDKFGITDVWNWGYGLVIHSKSATNWLGTHATDKEFAMTVSPIAYVKKSSPPVFIVHGNADTTVPYQQSVDLHQKLLDTGIKTEFITVDGGKHGNFTPEKTKEINDAILTFLKEVGI